In the Theobroma cacao cultivar B97-61/B2 chromosome 1, Criollo_cocoa_genome_V2, whole genome shotgun sequence genome, one interval contains:
- the LOC18611100 gene encoding uncharacterized protein LOC18611100 produces the protein MEFRAMHRCAVFLLALIACHLVLSVEGRQLKLVNKKELKQSSQTDNSAMHNEDHQPAAPSYIPNVSHHSVSGKKEVLPPAIPTKSSDIGDSLAGYKDDFRPTTPGNSPGVGHQFVEDDEDVEQKSGSFSPSNDSHSSAGGKEDFRPTNPGHSPGVGHAFLIKNSETNP, from the coding sequence ATGGAATTCCGAGCCATGCATAGATGTGCTGTTTTTCTTCTTGCACTAATTGCCTGCCATTTAGTTCTCTCGGTCGAGGGAAGACAGCTAAAATTAGTGAACAAAAAGGAGTTAAAGCAAAGCAGCCAGACTGACAACTCTGCGATGCACAATGAAGATCATCAACCAGCAGCCCCAAGTTACATTCCTAATGTTTCCCACCATTCAGTATcaggaaagaaagaagtaTTGCCACCCGCTATACCAACTAAGAGCTCAGATATTGGTGATTCACTTGCTGGGTACAAGGATGATTTCCGACCCACCACACCAGGGAACAGCCCTGGAGTTGGACATCAGTTCGTAGAAGATGATGAAGACGTTGAGCAAAAATCAGGAAGCTTTAGCCCGAGTAATGACAGTCATTCTAGTGCAGGAGGTAAAGAAGATTTCCGACCTACCAACCCAGGACACAGCCCTGGAGTTGGTCATGCTTTTCTAATCAAAAATTCAGAAACAAATCCATAG